Proteins encoded together in one Phycisphaerae bacterium window:
- a CDS encoding DUF1570 domain-containing protein: protein MDGSGRLTGLALGLWLFGQLFLGVPLWTGIAQAGSRMVPVTEAAECRDLVEQFGPRFFMHPTRHFALIYATDHAWALAMGRVLEETHEEFYRTFREAGFDPKPIEGRLTWVCFVSYGDFDDYARRADRMDMSWSDGYYSARTNRVALVRPGKGSTLREGGVEASLALKASRGNSDLYPVTESEGGEQVAAEDSIAVDESRATHELSHQLAFNSGIQKRGVMYPMWVSEGLATSFEREATGGTGLREDNPVRRRCLIEAYRGGRLMPLEDFLTLTRLPASDPSATREIYAQAWSVFRFLFSDRREELRRYLAALSKLEPGRRDRAAIRREIVAAFGPIDRLDVSWKAHLEKLSDQTASEEFSAGVDRR from the coding sequence ATGGATGGTTCAGGACGATTGACCGGCCTCGCCCTTGGCCTATGGCTGTTCGGCCAGCTTTTCCTTGGCGTTCCGCTGTGGACGGGCATTGCGCAGGCGGGTTCGCGGATGGTTCCGGTGACCGAGGCGGCGGAGTGCCGGGACCTGGTGGAGCAGTTCGGGCCGCGGTTCTTCATGCATCCGACGAGGCACTTCGCGTTGATCTACGCGACGGACCACGCGTGGGCGTTGGCGATGGGTCGGGTGCTGGAGGAGACTCACGAGGAGTTCTACCGGACGTTTCGGGAGGCGGGGTTCGACCCCAAGCCGATTGAGGGGCGGCTGACGTGGGTGTGCTTTGTCAGCTACGGGGACTTCGACGACTACGCCCGTCGGGCGGACCGGATGGACATGTCGTGGTCGGACGGCTACTACTCAGCGAGGACGAACCGTGTGGCCCTGGTGCGACCGGGCAAGGGCAGTACTCTTCGCGAGGGCGGCGTGGAGGCGTCTTTGGCCCTCAAGGCGTCGCGGGGCAACAGCGACCTGTATCCGGTCACGGAGAGCGAGGGGGGCGAGCAGGTCGCGGCGGAGGATTCGATCGCGGTGGACGAGAGCCGGGCGACGCACGAGTTGTCGCACCAGTTGGCGTTCAACAGCGGGATACAGAAACGGGGCGTGATGTACCCGATGTGGGTATCGGAGGGGCTGGCCACGAGCTTCGAGCGGGAGGCGACGGGCGGAACGGGACTTCGGGAGGACAATCCGGTGCGCCGCCGCTGTCTGATCGAGGCGTATCGGGGCGGCCGGCTGATGCCGCTGGAGGATTTCCTGACCCTCACGCGGTTGCCGGCGTCGGATCCGTCGGCGACGCGGGAGATTTACGCCCAGGCGTGGTCGGTGTTCCGGTTTTTGTTTTCGGATCGGCGCGAGGAGTTGCGGCGTTATCTAGCGGCGCTTTCGAAGCTGGAGCCGGGGCGGAGGGACCGGGCGGCGATCCGCCGGGAGATCGTGGCGGCGTTCGGGCCGATCGACCGCCTCGATGTCTCGTGGAAGGCCCACCTGGAGAAGCTCTCCGACCAGACGGCGAGTGAGGAGTTTTCCGCCGGCGTCGACCGCCGCTAG
- a CDS encoding PRC-barrel domain containing protein, protein MSLSKWCQVCACAALAALLVVMIGTPVGAQEQQGQQGQQGMQQQGQPGQQGQEGAQQRGQQQQGQQGPTSLAVQGSNELIGMTVKNDQGEELGSVEDLVLTPDRNQVSYLVLSRGGLLGMGEKLFAVPFSAVQIQKGADHVTLSISKEQLEQAPGFNEDNWPDMGNPRWRSEVGQFYSSQTRQGQQRSGQRGMEQRGRTDQGAIERGAEDVGRAAERGAEDIGRGAQDVGR, encoded by the coding sequence ATGAGTCTTTCTAAGTGGTGTCAGGTGTGTGCATGTGCGGCGCTGGCGGCGCTTCTTGTGGTGATGATCGGCACGCCGGTCGGCGCGCAGGAGCAGCAAGGCCAGCAGGGTCAGCAAGGAATGCAGCAACAGGGCCAGCCGGGCCAACAAGGCCAGGAGGGCGCGCAGCAGCGCGGCCAGCAGCAACAGGGCCAGCAGGGGCCGACCTCGCTGGCGGTTCAGGGGTCCAATGAGCTGATCGGCATGACGGTCAAGAACGACCAGGGCGAGGAACTGGGATCGGTGGAGGATCTGGTGCTGACGCCGGACCGCAACCAGGTTTCGTACCTGGTGCTCTCGCGCGGGGGATTGCTTGGGATGGGCGAGAAGCTGTTTGCGGTTCCGTTCTCGGCGGTGCAGATTCAGAAGGGCGCGGATCACGTGACTCTGTCGATCTCCAAGGAGCAGTTGGAGCAGGCGCCCGGCTTCAACGAGGACAACTGGCCGGACATGGGCAACCCGCGTTGGCGCAGCGAGGTGGGGCAGTTCTACTCGTCGCAGACCCGCCAGGGCCAGCAGCGTTCGGGTCAGCGTGGCATGGAGCAGCGCGGCCGGACGGACCAGGGCGCGATCGAGCGTGGGGCTGAAGACGTTGGCCGGGCGGCGGAGCGCGGGGCCGAGGACATCGGCCGCGGGGCTCAGGACGTCGGCCG